From a single Brassica rapa cultivar Chiifu-401-42 chromosome A01, CAAS_Brap_v3.01, whole genome shotgun sequence genomic region:
- the LOC103843392 gene encoding delta(7)-sterol-C5(6)-desaturase 1, whose product MAVDAAYLMQFVDETSFYNRIVLSHLLPSTLWDPLPHFLQTWLRNYLAGTLLYFISGFLWCFYIYYLKLNVYLPKDAIPTRKAMLLQIYVAMKAMPWYTLLPTVSEYMIESGWTKCYSRVGEVSWILYFVSIATYLVLVEFGIYWMHRELHDIKPLYKYLHATHHIYNKQNTLSPFAGLAFHPLDGILQAVPHVVALFIVPIHFTTHLGLLFMEAIWTANIHDCIHGNIWPVMGAGYHTIHHTTYKHNYGHYTIWMDWMFGSLRDPLLEEVDNNKDSSNKAE is encoded by the exons ATGGCGGTGGATGCTGCGTATCTGATGCAGTTCGTGGACGAAACATCGTTTTACAATCGGATTGTTCTGAGTCACCTCTTGCCGTCGACTCTATGGGATCCATTGCCGCATTTCCTCCAGACATGGCTCCGGAACTACCTCGCCGGAACCCTACTTTACTTCATCTCCGGCTTTCTCTGGTGCTTCTACATCTATTACCTCAAACTCAACGTTTATCTCCCCAAAG ATGCTATTCCGACAAGAAAGGCTATGCTTTTGCAAATCTATGTGGCAATGAAGGCGATGCCTTGGTACACTCTGCTTCCAACTGTATCTGAGTATATGATCGAAAGTGGTTGGACCAAATGTTACTCAAGAGTAGGCGAAGTCAGCTGGATCCTCTACTTTGTTTCAATCGCGACATATCTTGTTTTAGTCGAGTTTGGTATTTATTGGATGCACAGAGAGCTTCATGACATTAAGCCTCTCTATAAGTATCTCCATGCCACCCATCATATCTACAACAAGCAGAACACACTTTCTCCCTTTGCCG ggCTTGCGTTTCACCCACTAGACGGGATACTTCAGGCTGTACCGCACGTGGTTGCTTTGTTTATAGTGCCGATTCATTTCACAACCCATCTAGGTCTTTTGTTCATGGAAGCGATATGGACAGCGAACATCCATGACTGCATCCACGGTAACATTTGGCCTGTGATGGGTGCAGGGTACCATACGATACACCACACTACTTACAAGCATAACTATGGTCACTATACCATATGGATGGATTGGATGTTTGGCTCTCTTAGGGACCCTCTCTTGGAAGAAGTTGACAACAACAAAGACAGTTCCAATAAAGCAGA GTAA
- the LOC103843402 gene encoding putative Delta(7)-sterol-C5(6)-desaturase 2 has protein sequence MASNHEFLARFVEETTFYNRMVLSHLLPANLWEPLPHFLQTWLRNYLAGNLLYFISGFLWCFYIYYLKLNVYVPQDSVPTRKAMILQIYVAMKAMPWSALVPTVSEYMIERGWTKCYSTLDQFNWFLCLVYIAFYLVLVEFMIYWVHKMTHDNKFLYKYLHATHHMYNKQNTLSPFAGLAFHPLDGILQAVPHVIALFIVPIHLITHLSLLIMEGIWTVSNHDCINGNIWLIMGAGHHTIHHTTYKHNYGHYTICMDWLFGSLKVPLAEDDSFNEKEK, from the exons ATGGCGTCGAACCATGAGTTTCTTGCTCGGTTCGTCGAGGAGACAACGTTTTACAACCGGATGGTTCTGAGCCACCTTTTGCCGGCGAATCTATGGGAGCCTTTGCCACATTTCCTCCAAACATGGCTCCGGAATTACTTAGCCGGAAACTTACTTTACTTTATCTCAGGCTTCCTCTGGTGCTTCTACATCTATTACCTCAAACTCAACGTTTACGTCCCTCAAG ATTCTGTTCCTACGAGAAAGGCAATGATTCTACAAATATATGTGGCAATGAAGGCTATGCCTTGGTCCGCACTTGTTCCAACTGTCTCTGAGTATATGATCGAGCGTGGTTGGACCAAATGTTACTCTACACTTGATCAGTTCAACTGGTTCCTCTGTTTGGTTTACATCGCGTTCTATCTTGTTTTAgttgagtttatgatttattggGTTCACAAAATGACTCATGACAATAAATTTCTCTATAAGTATCTCCATGCAACCCACCATATGTACAACAAGCAAAACACTCTCTCTCCATTTGCTG GGCTTGCGTTCCATCCACTGGATGGGATACTTCAGGCAGTACCGCATGTGATAGCTCTGTTCATAGTGCCGATACATCTCATAACACATTTGAGTCTTTTGATTATGGAAGGGATATGGACAGTGAGCAACCATGATTGCATCAATGGTAACATATGGCTTATAATGGGTGCAGGACACCATACCATACACCATACAACATACAAGCATAACTATGGCCATTATACCATTTGCATGGATTGGCTGTTTGGCTCACTAAAGGTTCCTTTAGCTGAAGACGACAGCTTTAATGAGAAAGAAAAGTAA
- the LOC103843412 gene encoding stearoyl-[acyl-carrier-protein] 9-desaturase 5, chloroplastic produces the protein MAMAMAMNRIVVLPSSYAYRPHQARGSRSPIASSIRSATTEVTNGRKLYIPPREVHVQVKHSMPPQKLEIFKSLEGWADETLLTYLKPVEKSWQPTDFLPEAESEGFYDQVKELRERCKELPDEYFVVLVGDMITEEALPTYQTMLNTLDGVRDETGASPTPWAVWTRAWTAEENRHGDLLNKYLYLSGRVDMRQIEKTIQYLIGSGMDPKTENNPYLGFIYTSFQERATFISHGNTARHAKDLGDLKLAQICGTIAADEKRHETAYTKIVEKLFEIDADGTILGLADMMKKKISMPAHLMYDGQDDNLFEHFSTVAQRLGVYTAKDYADILEFLVERWNVETLSGLSSEGHKAQDFVCGLPARIRKIEERAQGRAKEAAKNVPFSWIFGREIRA, from the exons ATGGCTATGGCTATGGCTATGAACCGGATCGTAGTTTTGCCTTCTTCATACGCCTATCGTCCTCATCAAGCTCGTGGATCCAGATCTCCCATTGCTTCTTCGATTCGCTCCGCTACTAC AGAGGTTACTAACGGAAGGAAGCTCTACATCCCTCCACGAGAGGTGCATGTCCAAGTGAAACACTCCATGCCGCCACAAAAGCTCGAGATCTTCAAATCCTTGGAAGGATGGGCTGATGAGACTCTCCTGACTTACTTAAAACCCGTCGAGAAGTCGTGGCAGCCGACTGATTTTCTCCCGGAAGCTGAGTCAGAAGGGTTCTACGACCAAGTCAAGGAGCTGAGGGAACGGTGTAAGGAGCTGCCCGACGAGTATTTCGTGGTGCTTGTCGGTGATATGATCACTGAAGAAGCGCTTCCGACTTACCAGACCATGTTGAACACGTTGGATGGTGTTAGGGACGAGACGGGAGCAAGTCCTACTCCTTGGGCGGTGTGGACCAGGGCGTGGACTGCTGAAGAGAATAGGCATGGGGATTTGCTTAACAAGTATCTTTATTTGTCTGGGAGAGTTGACATGAGGCAGATTGAGAAGACTATTCAGTACCTTATTGGCTCTGGAATG GATCCAAAAACTGAAAACAACCCTTACTTGGGTTTCATCTACACATCCTTTCAAGAAAGAGCGACCTTCATCTCCCACGGAAACACTGCCAGACACGCGAAAGATCTTGGAGATTTGAAACTTGCGCAGATATGCGGGACAATTGCTGCTGATGAGAAGCGGCACGAGACTGCTTACACCAAAATTGTGGAGAAGCTCTTTGAAATCGACGCTGATGGAACCATCTTGGGATTGGCTGATATGATGAAGAAAAAAATCTCGATGCCTGCGCATTTGATGTATGACGGCCAAGATGATAACCTGTTTGAGCACTTCTCGACCGTTGCCCAGAGGCTTGGTGTTTACACTGCCAAGGACTATGCTGATATTCTGGAGTTTCTTGTTGAACGGTGGAACGTTGAGACTTTGTCAGGCCTTTCTAGTGAAGGACACAAGGCTCAG GACTTTGTCTGTGGATTACCTGCAAGAATCCGCAAGATTGAAGAGAGAGCTCAAGGAAGAGCCAAAGAAGCAGCCAAAAACGTACCGTTCAGCTGGATATTTGGTCGGGAGATTAGGGCTTAA
- the LOC103843423 gene encoding putative UPF0481 protein At3g02645, with protein MFPKKPTDSSTTHQHNFDESRWVINVRKSLDAELEDHPLEQVTVSIFTVPKALMCTHRDSYTPQRVSIGPYHCLKPELHETERYKLTIARKFRNNSKSFRFHDLVEKLQSLEIKIRACYHKYIALSEETLLWIMAIDSSFLIEFLKVYYGFGKVETLINRVGHNEILRDVMMLENQIPLFVLRKTLEVQLESTESADALLVSVLTGLCRDLSPLVIKFENDQILKAQIHEYNHILDFLYQMIVPRIEEEDEEEENREGENRGCKLLREMKLKFKRVFASRPADVILRLPMRIISNLPGFIALNYLFTRQENEETSPTVSVLDIEKPPLVSELTIPSVSELHKAGVKFKPTQNGNVSTVSFDSNSGHFHLPVINLDINTETVLRNLVAYEASNTSGGPLVFTRYTELINGIIDSEEDVRLLREQGVLVSRLKSDEEAAEMWNGMSKSVRLTRVGFLDKTIEDVNRYYTGRWKVKIGRFVEVYVYGSWKIFAFLAAVLLLILVSLQVLSLVFSSLRLLGLRTG; from the coding sequence ATGTTCCCAAAGAAACCAACTGATTCATCTACCACACATCAACATAACTTCGACGAGTCTCGATGGGTCATCAACGTCAGAAAATCTCTCGACGCAGAGCTCGAAGACCACCCTCTCGAACAAGTCACAGTCAGCATTTTCACCGTCCCTAAAGCACTAATGTGCACCCATCGAGACTCATACACACCTCAGCGAGTCTCCATCGGACCGTACCACTGTCTCAAACCAGAGCTTCACGAAACAGAGAGGTACAAACTAACGATCGCTAGAAAATTTCGAAACAACTCCAAATCTTTCAGGTTCCACGACCTCGTCGAGAAGCTGCAATCATTGGAGATCAAGATCAGAGCTTGCTATCACAAGTACATAGCGCTGAGCGAGGAGACTCTGCTGTGGATAATGGCGATAGACTCTTCGTTCTTGATCGAGTTTCTTAAGGTTTATTACGGTTTCGGAAAGGTCGAGACTTTGATTAACAGAGTTGGTCATAACGAGATTCTTAGAGATGTGATGATGTTAGAGAATCAAATCCCGTTGTTCGTTTTGAGGAAAACGCTTGAAGTTCAGCTCGAATCGACGGAATCAGCTGATGCTCTGTTGGTCTCTGTTCTCACGGGACTCTGCAGAGATCTCTCTCCTCTCGTGATCAAATTCGAAAATGATCAGATTCTGAAGGCTCAGATTCACGAGTATAACCATATCCTAGACTTCTTGTATCAGATGATCGTTCCAAGAATCGAAGAAgaggacgaagaagaagaaaacagagaAGGCGAAAACAGAGGATGTAAGCTTCTGAGAGAGATGAAGCTTAAATTCAAAAGGGTCTTCGCGTCTAGACCTGCTGATGTCATCTTGAGACTTCCCATGCGAATCATATCAAATCTTCCAGGATTCATCGCTCTGAATTATCTCTTCACCAGACAAGAAAACGAAGAAACATCACCAACGGTCTCTGTTCTCGACATCGAAAAGCCTCCTCTAGTCTCCGAACTCACAATCCCATCGGTCTCCGAACTCCACAAAGCAGGAGTTAAATTCAAACCAACACAAAACGGCAACGTTTCGACCGTTTCATTCGACTCAAACTCAGGCCACTTCCACCTCCCTGTGATAAACCTAGACATCAACACGGAGACCGTTCTTCGAAACCTCGTGGCCTACGAAGCTTCCAACACTTCGGGAGGACCGTTGGTCTTCACTCGCTACACGGAGCTGATAAACGGAATCATCGATTCGGAGGAAGACGTTAGGTTGCTTAGAGAGCAAGGCGTTCTAGTGAGCCGTCTCAAGAGCGATGAAGAAGCTGCGGAGATGTGGAATGGTATGAGCAAATCTGTGAGGCTGACCAGAGTTGGGTTCTTGGATAAGACTATTGAGGATGTGAACCGGTATTATACCGGTCGGTGGAAGGTTAAGATTGGGAGGTTTGTTGAGGTTTATGTTTATGGTTCTTGGAAGATTTTTGCGTTTTTGGCGGCGGTTTTGTTGTTGATTTTGGTTTCGTTGCAAGTGCTCTCGTTGGTGTTTAGCTCGTTGAGGCTGCTTGGGTTGAGAACCGGTTAG
- the LOC103843458 gene encoding pentatricopeptide repeat-containing protein At3g02650, mitochondrial encodes MLRSVLRRSQNLAFTRISTKKTPSPTSISRFAHAESPGNASPRSLRFFSTDEIPISSSAELTHEESNPPGLGLSESGDFDVNGEDGESNVATVEDSGDGSVVAEEVSQFDEEKFESLLSLLRSDEEALEFGLKALDLDLNSALVSRVFESPGISGKNLIRFLKWATKKEEINVTTSLLESLLVVVSGDRRRLDAYALWDLVKEISESESSLVLNLEIMNDLIALFGKLGKSKAAFDAFSKTEELGFTPSAKTYYVTLEALCKRSFMEWACVVCEKMLKSGVLPEGDQIGNIITWFCKEGKAEEAYSVYELAKAKEKLPPSRSVATLISSLSKNDGTVGFAQELLSDLSGDARRQGIKPFSDVVQSLCRMKNVKDAKGLVLDMISKGPAPGNAVFNLIVHACSRSRDLDEAKEVLKLMESRGLKPDVYTYTVIISGYAKGGMMNDAREILAEAKKKHKNLSPVMYHSLIRGYCKIEEYDEALKLLNEMESFGVKPSADEYSKLIQSFCLKALDWEKAEMLFEEMKQKGLHLNAITQGLIRAVKEMQTEGKGTEDANLLAAA; translated from the coding sequence ATGTTGAGATCCGTGTTGCGGAGATCGCAAAACCTCGCCTTTACTCGAATCTCCACGAAGAAGACTCCATCGCCAACATCCATTTCCAGATTCGCACACGCCGAGTCTCCCGGCAATGCTTCACCCAGAAGCCTcaggttcttctccactgatgagaTCCCAATCTCGTCATCCGCAGAGCTTACCCACGAAGAATCGAATCCTCCCGGTTTAGGGCTTTCCGAAAGTGGCGATTTTGATGTGAATGGTGAAGATGGAGAGTCTAACGTTGCTACAGTTGAAGATTCTGGAGATGGGTCCGTTGTAGCTGAGGAGGTGAGCCAATTCGACGAGGAAAAGTTCGAATCTTTGCTGTCGTTGTTACGAAGCGATGAGGAAGCTTTGGAGTTTGGTCTGAAGGCGTTAGATCTCGATTTGAACTCAGCTCTTGTGTCCAGAGTGTTTGAATCTCCAGGCATCTCAGGTAAGAACTTGATTAGGTTTCTGAAGTGGGCAACTAAGAAAGAAGAGATTAATGTCACCACATCGCTTTTAGAGTCTCTCCTTGTGGTAGTCTCTGGTGATAGACGTAGGTTGGATGCTTACGCTTTGTGGGATTTGGTTAAAGAGATTAGTGAGAGTGAGAGTAGCCTTGTTTTGAATCTTGAGATAATGAATGATCTGATAGCTTTGTTTGGGAAGCTTGGCAAGTCCAAAGCTGCGTTTGATGCGTTTAGTAAAACCGAAGAGCTTGGCTTTACTCCGAGCGCGAAGACTTATTATGTGACGTTGGAGGCGCTTTGTAAGCGGTCGTTTATGGAATGGGCGTGCGTTGTGTGCGAGAAGATGCTCAAGAGTGGTGTGTTACCAGAGGGAGACCAGATCGGTAACATCATTACTTGGTTTTGTAAGGAAGGGAAGGCTGAGGAGGCTTATTCGGTTTACGAACTGGCGAAGGCGAAGGAGAAGTTGCCTCCTTCTAGATCTGTTGCTACTCTGATAAGTTCGCTGAGCAAGAATGATGGGACTGTTGGGTTTGCTCAGGAGCTGTTGAGTGATTTATCTGGAGACGCTAGGCGACAGGGGATCAAACCGTTTTCTGATGTGGTCCAGAGTTTATGCAGGATGAAGAATGTTAAAGACGCTAAAGGTTTGGTCCTGGATATGATCTCTAAAGGACCTGCTCCTGGGAATGCAGTTTTCAATTTGATTGTGCACGCTTGTTCGAGGAGTAGAGATCTAGATGAAGCCAAAGAGGTTTTGAAGTTGATGGAGAGTAGAGGTTTGAAACCAGATGTGTACACTTACACTGTCATCATTAGCGGTTATGCTAAAGGAGGGATGATGAATGACGCTCGAGAAATTCTAGCGGAAGCGAAAAAGAAACATAAGAATCTCAGTCCTGTGATGTATCACTCACTCATCAGAGGCTACTGCAAGATTGAAGAGTATGACGAAGCTCTTAAGCTTTTGAATGAAATGGAGAGTTTCGGTGTGAAGCCTAGTGCTGATGAGTATAGTAAGCTGATTCAGTCGTTCTGCCTCAAAGCTTTGGATTGGGAGAAAGCAGAGATGTTGTTTGAGGAGATGAAGCAGAAGGGTTTGCATCTGAATGCTATTACTCAGGGGCTGATAAGAGCAGTTAAAGAGATGCAAACGGAAGGCAAGGGAACAGAAGATGCTAATCTACTTGCTGCAGCATAG
- the LOC103843468 gene encoding tyrosine--tRNA ligase, chloroplastic/mitochondrial, whose amino-acid sequence MAYTTGMTLASRSLIPICSKTFLSPLRVASLLSFPEKSSTTFFRRHQIHHLFSTSTTPLFAPVKCSTLETEVQAVSRPNVVDILQERGLLESVTSENLRSACSDPNVAPLKVYCGFDPTAESLHLGNLLGIIVLSWFQRCGHQAVGLIGGATGRVGDPSGKSLERPELDALTLEKNIAGIKNILVKILGGNASSYVIFNNYDWWKDMIMLDFLKKVGRFARVGVMMAKESVKKRLESEQGMSYTEFSYQLLQGYDFVHLFDKEGVNVQIGGSDQWGNITAGTDLIRKILQTEEAAYGLTFPLLLKNDGTKFGKSEDGAIWLSPSMLSPYKFYQYFFSVPDVDVIRFLKTLTFLSLDEIKIVEDEMRRPGYVPNSAQMKLAEEVTRFVHGEEGLKEAIKATEALRPGAETKLDWNLIERIAEDIPTCSLPIDRVSGVSIVDVSVSAGLFESKSAARRTLKQGGVYMNNQRVDDENKRVEEEDIVEGKGLVLSSGKKNKVVIRIS is encoded by the coding sequence ATGGCATATACAACAGGAATGACGCTTGCTTCAAGGAGTCTCATCCCTATTTGTTCAAAAACCTTCTTATCTCCCTTGCGTGTGGCTTCTTTACTCAGTTTTCCTGAGAAATCCTCCACTACTTTCTTCAGAAGGCACCAAATTCATCACCTTTTCTCCACGTCTACAACTCCTCTGTTCGCACCTGTTAAGTGCTCAACTCTTGAGACAGAAGTTCAAGCTGTTTCTCGCCCTAATGTAGTCGATATACTCCAAGAAAGAGGACTCCTGGAGTCAGTCACCAGCGAGAATCTCAGGTCTGCTTGTTCTGATCCCAACGTAGCTCCTCTAAAGGTCTACTGCGGGTTTGATCCAACTGCTGAGAGTTTACATTTGGGTAACCTGCTTGGTATCATTGTCCTTTCTTGGTTCCAAAGATGTGGGCATCAAGCCGTTGGTTTGATCGGTGGCGCCACTGGACGGGTTGGTGACCCATCTGGTAAAAGCCTAGAAAGACCTGAGCTTGACGCCCTTACATTGGAGAAAAACATCGCCGGGATTAAAAACATCCTCGTCAAGATTCTTGGTGGCAATGCTAGCTCTTATGTGATTTTTAATAACTATGACTGGTGGAAAGATATGATCATGCTGGACTTTCTGAAAAAGGTTGGTCGGTTTGCGAGGGTTGGAGTAATGATGGCGAAGGAGAGTGTGAAGAAGAGATTGGAATCAGAGCAGGGTATGAGCTACACCGAGTTCAGCTATCAGTTACTGCAAGGCTATGACTTTGTTCACTTGTTTGACAAGGAAGGGGTCAATGTTCAGATAGGTGGGAGTGATCAATGGGGTAACATAACAGCTGGAACTGATCTGATACGTAAGATTCTCCAGACGGAAGAAGCTGCTTACGGACTAACGTTTCCTCTCCTGCTGAAAAACGATGGGACGAAGTTTGGAAAATCTGAAGATGGAGCCATCTGGCTATCTCCTTCCATGCTGTCACCTTATAAGTTCTATCAGTACTTCTTCTCTGTTCCAGACGTTGATGTCATACGCTTCTTGAAGACGTTAACTTTCCTGAGTTTGGATGAGATAAAGATTGTGGAAGATGAAATGAGGAGGCCTGGTTATGTTCCTAACTCAGCGCAAATGAAACTTGCTGAAGAAGTAACAAGATTCGTACATGGTGAAGAGGGTTTGAAGGAAGCTATAAAAGCAACAGAGGCTTTGAGACCAGGAGCTGAGACAAAGCTTGACTGGAACTTGATTGAGAGAATTGCAGAGGATATACCAACTTGCTCACTGCCTATTGATAGAGTCTCTGGTGTTTCCATTGTTGATGTATCCGTTTCTGCGGGGTTGTTTGAGAGCAAATCTGCAGCGAGGAGGACGTTGAAGCAAGGTGGGGTTTATATGAACAATCAGAGAGTTGATGATGAGAATAAgagagttgaagaagaagacattgTTGAAGGGAAAGGTCTTGTTCTCTCTTCAGGCAAGAAGAACAAAGTGGTCATCAGAATCtcctaa
- the LOC103843506 gene encoding WAT1-related protein At3g02690, chloroplastic — protein sequence MEWPWSAIASSPSPPYSSRCFFTSPNSCLSLTRRANLNSSIKPLRHIGFDSKHHTLITKRRVHGDSIVRRSTTSSKNAEEIESSVECVGMGSDVECVYTGGEEDEEEENRSSGILSGGDGSFLEWAVLISPFFFWGTAMVAMKEVLPITGPFFVAAFRLIPAGLLLVAFAVYRGRPLPKGFDAWLSIALFALVDATCFQGFLAQGLQRTSAGLGSVIIDSQPLTVAVLASFLFGESIGIVRAGGLLLGVAGLLLLEVPSVTSDGNSFSLWGSGEWWMLLAAQSMAIGTVMVRWVSKYSDPIMATGWHMVIGGLPLLAISVINNDPVFNGSLQELSTNDIIALLYTSIFGSAVSYGVYFYSATKGSLTKLSSLTFLTPMFASIFGYLYLDETFSSLQLVGAAVTLVAIYLVNFPEGND from the exons ATGGAGTGGCCATGGTCAGCCATCGCCTCTTCTCCCTCTCCTCCTTATTCTTCTAGATGCTTCTTTACATCTCCCAACTCTTGCTTGTCTCTTACTAGACGAGCGAATTTGAACTCTTCGATTAAACCTTTGCGACACATCGGATTCGACTCGAAGCATCATACTCTGATCACCAAACGTCGAGTCCATGGAGACTCCATCGTCCGGAGAAGCACCACGAGCAGCAAAAACGCAGAGGAGATCGAGTCCTCTGTAGAGTGCGTGGGAATGGGATCAGACGTGGAGTGCGTCTACACcggaggagaagaagacgaggaggaggagaatCGGAGCTCCGGGATCTTGAGCGGTGGAGATGGATCGTTTCTCGAATGGGCGGTTCTGATCTCGCCCTTCTTTTTCTGGGGGACAGCGATGGTGGCGATGAAGGAAGTGTTGCCGATAACCGGTCCTTTTTTTGTCGCTGCGTTCCGGTTAATTCCGGCCGGTTTGTTGTTGGTTGCGTTTGCGGTTTACAGAGGGAGGCCTTTGCCTAAGGGGTTCGATGCTTGGCTCTCTATTGCTCTATTTGCTCTTGTGGACGCTACTTGTTTCCAG GGCTTTCTTGCTCAAGGATTACAGAGGACTTCTGCTGGTTTAGGAAGT GTTATAATTGATTCTCAGCCACTGACTGTAGCTGTATTAGCATCTTTCTTATTTGGTGAGTCCATTGGAATAGTGAGAGCTGGAGGTTTGCTTCTTGGTGTTGCTGGACTTTTGCTTCTTGAg GTTCCATCAGTTACCTCAGATGGTAATAGCTTTTCTTTGTGGGGAAGTGGAGAGTGGTGGATGCTTCTTGCAGCTCAGAGTATGGCTATTGGCACTGTGATGGTTCGATGGGTCTCAAAATACTCGGATCCTATTATGGCAACCGGCTGG CATATGGTTATCGGCGGCCTTCCTCTTCTGGCGATATCAGTTATAAACAATGACCCGGTTTTTAACGGCAGTCTTCAAGAGCTATCCACAAATGATATCATAGCACTTCTCTACACCTCTATATTTGGCAGTGCGGTTAGCTACGGTGTTTACTTCTACAGCGCTACTAAAG GAAGCTTGACTAAACTCAGCTCACTTACCTTTTTGACACCAATGTTTGCATCAATCTTTGG GTATCTGTACCTTGATGAGACTTTCTCTTCACTGCAACTGGTCGGAGCAGCCGTCACTTTGGTCGCTATATACTTGGTCAACTTTCCAGAAGGCAATGACTGA
- the LOC103843497 gene encoding uncharacterized protein LOC103843497, whose product MGFLSNKIARDEVKPGDHIYSWRQAYVYAHHGIYVGEGQVNHFTRGDGQETGTGTFLDNLIVSSSLNHGDTPCPNCGDRTKVGGVISSCLDCFLAGGDLYVFEYSVSPAIFLAKPRGGTCTIGASDPPEEVIHRANFLLRNGFGVYNVFKNNCEDFAIYCKTGLLVANTDVGRSGQAASIVAAASVVLSSPLRFVAGFGSLAVAGYGMYCASRLVSDIGMRWDVSKVPVERLVADMDDLAGMETKPEERLVTDMAGMETKPEDKKTS is encoded by the exons ATGGGGTTTCTCTCCAACAAGATTGCCAGAGATGAAGTGAAGCCAGGCGATCACATCTATTCATGGCGTCAGGCTTATGTCTACGCTCATCACG GAATCTATGTGGGTGAAGGACAAGTCAACCATTTCACTCGTGGGGATGGTCAAGAGACTGGAACCGGGACTTTCTTGGACAATCTCATTGTCAGTTCATCCCTGAATCACGGAGACACTCCGTGTCCTAACTGTGGCGATAGAACCAAGGTTGGCGGTGTGATCTCTTCCTGTCTCGACTGCTTCCTTGCTGGAGGTGATCTCTACGTCTTCGAGTACAGTGTCTCTCCCGCTATCTTTCTCGCCAAGCCTCGAGGCGGCACATGCACAATAGGAGCTTCTGACCCTCCGGAAGAAGTCATCCACCGTGCGAACTTCCTCTTGCGTAATGGTTTCGGCGTTTACAATGTTTTCAAGAACAACTGCGAGGATTTCGCCATCTATTGCAAAACTGGTTTGCTGGTGGCGAACACTGACGTGGGAAGGAGTGGTCAAGCCGCTTCGATTGTTGCAGCTGCCAGCGTTGTGCTCTCTTCACCACTCAGGTTTGTAGCGGGTTTTGGGAGTTTGGCTGTGGCGGGATATGGGATGTACTGCGCCAGTCGTTTGGTATCAGACATTGGCATGCGATGGGATGTGAGCAAGGTGCCTGTTGAGAGACTTGTTGctgatatggatgatctggctGGGATGGAAACTAAACCGGAGGAGAGACTAGTTACTGATATGGCTGGGATGGAAACTAAACCGGAGGACAAAAAGACAAGTTAA